Proteins from a genomic interval of Mesobacillus sp. S13:
- a CDS encoding glucosaminidase domain-containing protein, with protein MKKYVLLAAMSLLLVFSSSANAYTTTGWKLKNNYWYYYHKDGSLAKGWVSYNGKWYYLASNGVMQTGWELVKNKWYYLESGGAMKEGWLLYKNKWYYLKPKSGDMKTGWLLDKYKWYYLESSGAMKEGWLLYKNDWYYLKPKSGIMAEGWIETGGHKYFMDSSGKMVSGRVMIEGKPYIFAKSGELIEDKVTGWFQIGQDRYYYNEDFTAATGWKTIDRDNYFFFDNGVMKTGWHKEAEKTFYFDQDGKMAVGWRTIDGYRYYFDENGLMATTGWIEDGTKRYYLQEDGKALVGWLEEANNKYYFNADGSMARGWTVIADKRYFFGEDGSMKTGWIIEGNDRYYLNSKGESVTGWLLYENQWYYFSPEGKAATGWVNVSGKLYYLNAEGIMQTGWLAVDGKKYFLKDSGAAAIGWIAVGEKKYFFNNDGSMYNGWQVEGAKRYYFGVDGLVGPGWLLIDGHYYYFGSDGAAMTGWLTDAGKRYYLEADGKRAIGWKTIDAKRYYFSSGGEMASSKWIKLEGTWYYFNQDGTVKTGWLLYQGYWYYLGAEGAMVTGWLQDNGKTYYLDADGKMVTGEQTIDGRVYYFYENGALNTGPIISNTAYDLTFAEMLQKQMAVSPQTDKYRNDKAYVSGDFVNVSASTPNVGTVTANKLNVRAGMDTTHHIFGYVYYGTTVQIVAKVGDWYEIKFGAWRNAKAEDVAYYLNPNNFSQTDDSYYQFLSLSKNTQATAAEINEKILVKKGILTGKAEAFIKASKDYSVNEIYLISHALLETGHGTSELANGVTINGKKVYNMYGYGAYDNCALSCGAQFAYDQGWFTPEDAIIGGAQLIASKYIHQGQDTLYKMRWNPANPARHQYATDIGWAAKQVNSFSKLYALLKSPTLYFDVPQYK; from the coding sequence TTGAAAAAATATGTGTTGCTTGCTGCCATGTCTCTGCTTCTTGTTTTTTCATCCAGTGCGAATGCGTATACAACAACAGGATGGAAGTTGAAAAATAATTACTGGTATTATTACCATAAGGATGGATCGCTCGCCAAAGGATGGGTCTCATACAATGGAAAGTGGTATTATCTTGCGAGCAATGGGGTAATGCAAACAGGCTGGGAACTTGTAAAGAATAAATGGTACTACCTTGAGAGCGGCGGTGCAATGAAGGAAGGCTGGCTGCTCTATAAAAACAAATGGTATTATCTTAAGCCAAAGTCCGGCGACATGAAAACCGGCTGGCTGCTGGATAAATATAAGTGGTATTACCTTGAGAGCAGCGGTGCGATGAAGGAGGGCTGGCTGCTCTATAAAAATGATTGGTATTATTTGAAACCGAAGTCGGGTATCATGGCAGAGGGCTGGATTGAGACTGGCGGCCATAAGTACTTTATGGATTCTTCAGGGAAGATGGTATCTGGAAGAGTGATGATAGAAGGGAAGCCATACATATTTGCCAAATCAGGTGAACTGATTGAAGACAAAGTGACAGGCTGGTTCCAGATTGGACAAGACCGGTACTATTATAATGAAGATTTTACCGCAGCTACAGGTTGGAAAACTATCGACCGCGACAATTACTTCTTTTTTGATAACGGAGTAATGAAAACCGGCTGGCATAAGGAAGCGGAAAAGACCTTCTATTTCGACCAGGATGGCAAAATGGCGGTAGGCTGGAGGACCATTGACGGTTATCGCTACTATTTTGATGAGAATGGATTAATGGCTACGACTGGCTGGATTGAAGATGGGACGAAGCGCTATTACCTGCAAGAGGATGGAAAAGCACTCGTCGGCTGGCTGGAAGAAGCCAACAATAAATATTACTTTAATGCTGACGGCAGCATGGCAAGAGGCTGGACCGTAATTGCGGATAAGCGTTACTTTTTCGGCGAAGATGGTTCGATGAAAACAGGCTGGATCATTGAAGGGAATGACCGCTATTACCTTAACAGCAAAGGTGAATCAGTGACCGGCTGGCTGCTTTACGAAAATCAATGGTATTATTTCAGTCCTGAGGGAAAAGCTGCGACGGGATGGGTGAACGTCAGCGGGAAGCTTTATTATTTGAACGCGGAAGGCATCATGCAGACTGGCTGGCTTGCTGTCGACGGAAAGAAATATTTCCTGAAAGACAGCGGTGCTGCTGCAATTGGCTGGATTGCTGTAGGAGAAAAGAAGTATTTCTTCAATAATGATGGATCTATGTACAACGGCTGGCAGGTTGAGGGAGCCAAACGCTACTACTTTGGCGTAGATGGACTTGTTGGACCAGGTTGGCTGCTGATTGACGGCCACTACTATTACTTTGGCAGCGATGGAGCTGCTATGACCGGCTGGCTCACAGACGCCGGGAAAAGGTATTACCTCGAAGCTGATGGGAAAAGAGCGATAGGCTGGAAGACCATTGATGCAAAACGCTACTACTTCAGCTCAGGCGGAGAGATGGCATCAAGCAAATGGATCAAGCTTGAAGGAACCTGGTATTATTTTAATCAGGATGGAACTGTGAAAACCGGCTGGCTATTATATCAGGGGTACTGGTACTACCTTGGAGCAGAAGGTGCCATGGTGACGGGCTGGCTGCAGGATAATGGCAAGACTTATTATCTGGATGCAGATGGAAAGATGGTAACCGGTGAGCAGACAATTGATGGCCGGGTATACTACTTTTATGAAAATGGCGCTCTAAATACCGGGCCAATCATTTCAAATACAGCATATGACCTGACATTTGCTGAAATGTTACAAAAACAAATGGCTGTTTCGCCACAGACTGATAAATACAGGAATGATAAGGCGTATGTCAGCGGAGATTTTGTCAATGTCAGCGCCAGCACTCCTAATGTAGGGACTGTGACTGCTAATAAGCTGAATGTAAGGGCTGGAATGGATACTACCCATCATATATTTGGATATGTCTATTATGGAACTACTGTTCAAATCGTAGCTAAAGTTGGAGACTGGTACGAAATCAAGTTCGGTGCATGGAGAAATGCTAAAGCAGAAGATGTAGCATATTACCTGAATCCGAATAACTTCAGCCAAACTGATGATTCGTATTATCAATTTCTTTCACTATCAAAGAACACCCAGGCAACTGCAGCGGAAATCAATGAGAAAATCCTTGTCAAAAAGGGAATCCTCACAGGGAAAGCAGAGGCCTTCATTAAGGCGAGCAAGGACTATAGTGTGAATGAGATTTATCTCATTTCGCATGCTTTGTTAGAAACGGGCCATGGAACATCCGAACTCGCTAACGGAGTAACCATTAATGGAAAGAAAGTATACAATATGTATGGTTACGGAGCATATGACAATTGCGCTTTATCATGCGGAGCACAGTTCGCTTATGATCAAGGATGGTTCACGCCTGAAGATGCAATTATTGGCGGAGCACAGCTCATCGCCAGCAAATACATCCATCAAGGCCAGGACACACTCTACAAAATGCGCTGGAACCCAGCCAACCCAGCAAGACACCAATACGCAACAGACATTGGCTGGGCCGCAAAACAAGTCAACAGCTTCAGTAAACTATACGCACTACTCAAATCACCAACACTGTACTTCGACGTACCACAGTATAAATAA
- a CDS encoding oligosaccharide flippase family protein, translated as MEKSLFKNAIYKIALNFFNLIVPILIGPYVYRALGADSIGKVKYGESIFNYFFIFATFGIYQYGLREISRIKKDKTKVAQLFTTLFTFSLITNAVTMAAYLLVTFLGYGDHYLFPILLIFSFSFVMNIFYVEWLNEAFENYDFITIKTIIVKIIYVVLLIALVKSSADYLIFTSLLVMTTSLNNIISFVYIKRQVKFDFSHMKFKPHIKPLFLVVIFMNGNILYSQLDIFMLGRYVSDAAVSFYVMSKQITTIISALMLSVVQVTIPRLSYILGSSNDEESYVNLVQRVARIYYAVLFPAAVGLLAISDLGVIAYGGGEFAGAGSVLAVYSIYMIFVGTDNVLANQVMYVKKKENILVRFIVVGGIFNLMLNAIFVYLDLFSAAVAIGTTAASTVLLVAMEYYYIRKKLDIPLFLFNKTNMKYLLFSLTFFPISYILRSFISGTYVLFTVIVVACIAVYGALMWLTKDEMLYLLLDKVKNKLPGFKK; from the coding sequence ATGGAAAAATCTCTTTTTAAAAATGCCATCTATAAGATAGCGTTAAATTTCTTTAACTTAATCGTCCCGATCCTGATCGGCCCTTATGTGTACCGTGCTTTAGGCGCTGACTCCATTGGTAAAGTGAAATATGGAGAGTCCATTTTCAATTACTTCTTCATTTTTGCGACATTCGGGATTTACCAGTACGGGCTTCGGGAAATCAGCAGGATCAAAAAGGATAAGACTAAGGTAGCCCAGCTTTTCACGACGCTGTTCACGTTCAGCTTGATTACGAACGCCGTTACGATGGCCGCTTACTTGTTAGTGACTTTCCTGGGGTATGGTGACCATTACCTGTTCCCGATTCTCCTTATCTTCTCATTCAGCTTCGTCATGAATATCTTTTATGTTGAATGGCTGAATGAGGCATTTGAAAACTATGATTTCATCACAATCAAAACGATCATCGTAAAAATCATCTATGTCGTCCTGTTGATTGCTCTCGTAAAAAGCTCGGCAGATTATTTGATTTTCACATCACTTCTAGTAATGACGACAAGCCTGAACAATATCATCAGTTTTGTTTATATAAAAAGACAAGTGAAGTTTGATTTTTCTCATATGAAATTCAAGCCTCACATTAAACCGTTATTTTTAGTAGTTATCTTCATGAACGGGAATATCCTTTATTCCCAGTTGGATATCTTCATGCTAGGTCGTTATGTCAGCGATGCGGCCGTATCATTCTACGTCATGTCGAAGCAGATTACAACGATAATAAGCGCACTGATGCTCAGCGTCGTACAGGTGACAATACCAAGGCTTTCCTATATACTCGGTTCATCCAATGACGAGGAATCCTATGTGAATCTCGTACAAAGAGTTGCAAGGATATATTATGCTGTCCTTTTCCCTGCAGCTGTAGGCCTGCTGGCTATATCTGACCTGGGGGTAATCGCTTATGGAGGCGGTGAGTTTGCCGGAGCTGGTTCGGTCCTTGCTGTCTACTCCATCTACATGATTTTCGTCGGTACAGACAATGTCCTCGCCAACCAGGTCATGTATGTGAAAAAGAAAGAGAATATCCTCGTCAGGTTCATAGTGGTTGGCGGTATTTTTAACCTGATGTTAAATGCTATCTTTGTGTACTTGGATCTATTCAGTGCAGCGGTGGCCATTGGGACAACAGCTGCATCAACGGTATTGCTAGTTGCGATGGAATATTACTATATCCGAAAAAAGCTGGATATACCTTTATTCCTGTTTAACAAAACCAACATGAAATACCTGCTATTCTCACTGACATTCTTCCCGATTTCGTATATTCTGAGGAGTTTCATCTCAGGTACTTATGTTCTTTTCACTGTCATCGTAGTAGCATGTATCGCCGTCTATGGTGCCCTGATGTGGCTGACCAAAGACGAAATGCTGTACTTGCTGCTTGATAAAGTGAAGAACAAATTGCCTGGTTTCAAGAAATGA
- a CDS encoding glycosyltransferase family 4 protein: protein MKVLHLNAGNETGGGMHHILLLLKHMKREEVILGVFEEGEMSRRAEKLGITVKLFTQSSRLDFSVVAAVSEYVNENHVDIIHTHGPRANLFGTFLKKKTSAKWVTTIHSDPRDDFMGQGTKGKVFTFLNTWSIKKADHLLAISEKFHDILHEEYKISKDKITTILNGIEFDAVSGKPYNRQQFGLNDDELVVIMVARLEKVKDHLTAFKAVKHAIDHGEKVKLLLVGDGNEKNVLVSHVEQLGLKKEILFLGHRDDVIDLYPMADLGILTSKSESFPLVLLEAARAGVPAISTDVGGVRRMIPSAEHGWVHDGGDYKGIGDSLIKAAELKKVKQLSRIGEAFREHCRSNFSIMNQVADVNKAYTKILS from the coding sequence ATGAAAGTTCTTCATTTAAATGCGGGAAATGAAACGGGCGGAGGAATGCATCATATTCTTCTGCTCTTGAAGCATATGAAACGGGAAGAGGTAATTCTCGGTGTTTTCGAGGAAGGTGAGATGTCACGAAGGGCTGAAAAGCTGGGCATCACAGTAAAACTCTTCACGCAATCGTCTAGGCTGGATTTTTCAGTGGTCGCCGCTGTTTCTGAATACGTAAACGAGAATCATGTTGATATCATTCATACACACGGTCCGAGGGCGAATCTGTTTGGCACTTTCCTGAAAAAGAAAACGAGCGCTAAGTGGGTGACGACCATCCACAGCGACCCACGTGATGACTTTATGGGGCAAGGCACCAAGGGGAAGGTGTTCACCTTCCTTAATACTTGGTCCATCAAAAAAGCAGATCATTTATTGGCCATCTCTGAAAAATTCCATGATATTCTTCATGAAGAATATAAAATCAGCAAAGATAAAATCACGACGATCCTCAACGGCATCGAGTTCGACGCCGTATCCGGAAAGCCTTATAATAGACAGCAGTTCGGACTGAATGATGACGAACTTGTGGTCATCATGGTGGCAAGGCTCGAAAAAGTAAAGGATCATCTGACTGCTTTTAAAGCAGTGAAGCATGCAATTGACCATGGAGAGAAGGTCAAACTGTTATTGGTAGGCGATGGAAATGAAAAAAATGTTTTAGTCTCTCATGTTGAGCAGCTTGGACTAAAAAAAGAGATTCTCTTCCTTGGCCACCGTGACGATGTAATTGATCTATACCCAATGGCTGATTTGGGCATCCTCACTTCCAAAAGCGAGAGCTTCCCATTGGTACTGCTCGAGGCAGCTAGGGCAGGTGTTCCGGCTATCAGCACAGATGTAGGAGGAGTCCGCAGAATGATTCCATCAGCTGAGCATGGCTGGGTACATGATGGTGGAGACTACAAAGGAATTGGAGACTCACTAATTAAGGCTGCCGAACTGAAGAAAGTGAAGCAATTATCACGCATTGGAGAGGCTTTCCGTGAGCATTGCCGCTCAAACTTTTCAATCATGAACCAAGTCGCAGATGTCAACAAGGCCTATACTAAAATCTTAAGTTAA
- a CDS encoding WecB/TagA/CpsF family glycosyltransferase, with translation MRDLVDILGVKFVRLSRGEILSQVEGSIDSNGKMFVVTANPEIVMHAKDHPDYMRTVSNADMVIADGIGVIIGSKILNTPLPERVAGFDLLTELLKRGNEKNWRVFFLGAKDEVLQEAVGNVKKDYPNLVIAGSHHGYFKDDDTKVADLVREAQADMVFVALGFPRQEKWIEAYMPSFDKGLFMGVGGSFDVLAGHVQRAPEIWQKLNLEWLYRLLKQPSRWKRMLTLPMFILEVVKEKNRRKR, from the coding sequence GTGCGTGATTTAGTTGATATTTTAGGTGTTAAGTTTGTTAGGCTTTCGCGGGGGGAGATTCTTTCTCAGGTTGAGGGGAGTATTGATAGCAACGGGAAGATGTTTGTTGTTACGGCGAACCCTGAGATTGTGATGCATGCGAAGGATCATCCTGATTATATGAGGACGGTTTCTAATGCGGATATGGTGATTGCGGATGGGATTGGCGTTATAATCGGGTCTAAGATCCTTAACACCCCTCTGCCTGAAAGGGTTGCTGGTTTCGATCTGCTCACTGAGCTCCTCAAGCGAGGAAACGAGAAGAACTGGCGTGTGTTTTTCCTTGGTGCTAAGGATGAAGTGCTTCAGGAAGCTGTCGGGAACGTGAAAAAGGACTATCCGAACCTGGTCATAGCGGGTTCGCACCATGGGTATTTCAAGGATGATGACACGAAAGTCGCTGATCTAGTCAGGGAAGCGCAGGCGGATATGGTGTTCGTAGCACTCGGCTTCCCAAGGCAGGAAAAATGGATTGAGGCGTATATGCCGTCATTCGATAAAGGTTTATTCATGGGCGTTGGCGGCAGCTTTGATGTCCTCGCAGGACATGTTCAGAGAGCGCCGGAAATCTGGCAAAAGCTAAACCTTGAATGGCTGTACCGGCTTCTGAAGCAGCCCTCTAGATGGAAAAGAATGCTGACACTGCCTATGTTTATTTTAGAGGTCGTAAAAGAAAAGAATAGGCGGAAACGCTAA
- a CDS encoding 2-C-methyl-D-erythritol 4-phosphate cytidylyltransferase, translating to MIYAEILAGGKGTRMGNINMPKQFLTLNNKPIIIHTIEKFILNDRFDKILVVTPSEWINYTKDIIRKHIGENHPIIVVEGGRDRNESIMSGIRHISENFGLNDDDIIVTHDAVRPFLTHRIIEENIDAALESGAVDTVVSAVDTIIESEDGVYISNIPKRDNMYQGQTPQSFSIKKLVELYNSLSEDQKSILTDACKIFTLYGEKVKIVKGEVFNIKITTPFDLKVANAMIQEKM from the coding sequence ATGATATACGCAGAAATCCTTGCAGGCGGAAAAGGAACACGAATGGGCAATATCAATATGCCGAAACAGTTTCTTACATTGAATAACAAACCGATTATTATTCATACTATTGAAAAGTTCATCTTGAATGACCGATTTGATAAAATCCTTGTCGTAACACCAAGCGAGTGGATCAATTACACAAAGGATATTATTCGCAAGCACATCGGCGAAAACCATCCGATCATTGTAGTCGAAGGCGGCAGGGACCGTAATGAATCAATCATGAGCGGAATTCGCCACATATCCGAAAATTTCGGACTGAATGATGATGATATTATCGTTACCCATGATGCTGTTCGCCCTTTCCTGACTCACAGGATTATCGAGGAGAACATTGATGCCGCATTAGAGAGTGGTGCTGTTGACACAGTAGTGAGCGCGGTGGATACAATCATTGAATCTGAGGATGGAGTCTATATTTCCAATATCCCGAAGCGTGACAATATGTATCAGGGACAAACACCACAAAGCTTCAGTATTAAAAAGCTTGTTGAGTTATATAATTCTCTGTCAGAAGACCAAAAGAGCATTTTGACTGATGCTTGTAAAATCTTCACTCTATATGGAGAAAAAGTGAAAATCGTTAAAGGCGAAGTTTTCAATATCAAAATCACTACTCCGTTTGATCTTAAGGTGGCAAACGCCATGATACAGGAGAAGATGTAA
- a CDS encoding ribitol-5-phosphate dehydrogenase encodes MINQVYRLVSARQFEISYNDHSINSEHIAIRPTHLSICNADQRYYTGTRGKEAMAKKLPMALIHEGIGKVVYDPKGELKPGTSVVMVPNTPVENDEIIAENYLRSSKFRSSGFDGFMQDYVFMDRDRVVILPESINPHVAAFIELITISMHALKRFEAKAHSRRNSFGIWGDGNLGFITALILKKHYKDSKVYVFGKTQWKLDNFSFADETYLIDDIPENVRIDHGFECAGGKGSQYAIDQIIDHIHPEGSIAILGVSEYPVEINTRMVLEKGLTIIGSSRSGRIDFEDTVNFLDEHKEVVDYLTTIVGSVNEVKSIQDAIKAFEFDLSTSWGKTIMEWKI; translated from the coding sequence ATGATAAATCAAGTATACCGTCTTGTGTCGGCAAGGCAATTTGAGATTAGTTACAATGACCATTCGATTAACTCAGAACATATTGCCATTCGTCCAACACATTTGTCGATTTGCAATGCTGACCAGCGATATTATACTGGAACCCGTGGAAAAGAAGCGATGGCCAAAAAATTGCCGATGGCTTTGATTCATGAAGGGATCGGGAAAGTCGTCTATGACCCGAAAGGCGAGCTCAAGCCTGGCACTAGTGTGGTAATGGTGCCGAATACTCCGGTAGAGAACGATGAAATCATTGCTGAAAATTATCTTAGGTCGTCTAAGTTCCGTTCTAGCGGATTTGACGGTTTTATGCAGGACTATGTGTTTATGGACCGAGATCGGGTCGTAATCCTGCCGGAATCCATCAATCCGCATGTCGCGGCTTTCATAGAATTAATCACCATCAGCATGCACGCCTTAAAGCGTTTCGAGGCAAAAGCGCACTCCCGAAGGAATTCATTCGGCATCTGGGGTGACGGTAATTTAGGGTTTATCACTGCATTAATCCTGAAAAAGCATTATAAGGATAGCAAAGTATATGTTTTTGGAAAGACTCAGTGGAAACTTGATAACTTCTCATTTGCTGATGAAACCTATTTGATTGATGATATCCCTGAAAATGTCCGGATTGACCATGGTTTTGAATGTGCAGGCGGGAAAGGCAGTCAATATGCTATCGACCAGATCATCGATCATATTCATCCGGAAGGTTCTATAGCCATTCTTGGTGTTTCAGAGTATCCTGTTGAAATCAATACGAGAATGGTACTGGAAAAGGGACTGACGATTATCGGAAGCAGCAGAAGCGGAAGGATAGACTTCGAGGATACAGTGAACTTCTTGGACGAGCATAAAGAAGTAGTTGATTATTTGACTACAATCGTCGGTTCAGTTAATGAAGTTAAGTCCATCCAGGATGCTATCAAGGCCTTCGAGTTCGACCTGTCTACTTCATGGGGAAAGACGATCATGGAGTGGAAGATTTAA
- a CDS encoding LicD family protein, which produces MEKEIDQQNPLLAAQSVMTDMLYVIHQICEKHDIKYWLTDGSLLGSIRHKGFIPWDDDADIGMMREDYNKFLRIIQEELPSPYKVQSKVNQTHGLHNWLKIMYMEDFEWVDWWGNWTKGLSIDVFPFDFVPEKYENKKSLKEKLINRVATIRYPLSGNPLKTTIQRTINKVKIHNIYSKYNKQTNIVTYGIELPYYGWAYFHVDEIFPLKKGQFGKHEFYIPNNYERYLEKLYGNYMELPKPEDRVSHMANLKFSRPQPPDNKPQK; this is translated from the coding sequence ATGGAAAAGGAAATAGATCAACAAAACCCTCTTTTGGCAGCTCAGAGTGTAATGACTGATATGCTTTATGTGATACACCAGATTTGTGAGAAGCATGATATCAAGTACTGGCTAACGGACGGTTCATTGCTTGGATCGATTAGGCATAAGGGCTTTATACCTTGGGATGACGATGCTGATATAGGAATGATGAGAGAAGATTACAATAAGTTTCTGCGAATTATCCAAGAGGAACTGCCTTCTCCCTATAAAGTACAGTCTAAAGTTAACCAAACCCATGGGCTGCATAACTGGTTGAAAATTATGTATATGGAAGATTTCGAGTGGGTTGATTGGTGGGGGAACTGGACGAAAGGTTTGTCCATCGATGTGTTCCCGTTTGATTTTGTTCCGGAAAAGTATGAAAACAAGAAGTCTTTGAAGGAAAAACTGATCAACAGGGTAGCAACCATTCGATATCCATTGAGTGGGAACCCGTTGAAAACAACGATTCAACGGACAATTAATAAAGTCAAAATCCACAATATTTACAGCAAGTACAATAAACAAACAAATATTGTGACATACGGTATCGAACTGCCCTATTACGGCTGGGCATACTTCCATGTAGATGAAATCTTCCCATTGAAAAAAGGACAATTCGGGAAACATGAATTTTATATACCAAATAACTATGAACGATACCTTGAAAAACTCTACGGAAACTACATGGAACTCCCAAAACCAGAAGACCGGGTAAGCCACATGGCAAACCTCAAATTTTCAAGACCACAGCCGCCCGACAACAAACCGCAAAAATAA
- a CDS encoding CDP-glycerol glycerophosphotransferase family protein, which produces MKQLIKKLYQFIFYKVLYNLFKLLPVNERKIIYISHYGNRFGCNSKSMYDHIKVHYPEYTNVIVLNKADVKNEHAGDKGVGYYSVSFLHELATSKYWVVNTNLHPDLSPRKETVYLQTWHAAGAFKKFGLDLPESRGQEKESWKRDTSHWTKLISSSESIVETYASACGIDQRKIYPIGLPRNDIFFKKNDIAKMKKDFYKDYNIPDDKKIILYAPTYRDTDNDNPINLDFSKLQKELGQEYVFVLKLHPFLANYKFKAATKEEEQFVLNLSSIDDIQDLLLIADVLITDYSSVIFDFAITGRPMIFYSYDLGAYERGFYFDYRTKLPGPIVFNQEELEVELKDYRKLSETYHEAVLQFAKEYNAGFDGKSTEKAVKLLLEQ; this is translated from the coding sequence ATGAAGCAATTGATCAAGAAGCTGTACCAGTTTATTTTCTATAAAGTATTGTACAATCTCTTCAAGTTGCTGCCGGTAAATGAGAGGAAGATCATTTACATTTCTCATTATGGGAATCGATTTGGCTGTAATTCTAAGAGTATGTACGATCACATTAAGGTACATTATCCCGAGTACACGAATGTCATTGTCCTGAACAAGGCAGATGTGAAAAATGAGCATGCTGGGGATAAGGGTGTCGGCTACTATTCAGTCTCGTTCCTGCATGAACTCGCTACTTCGAAGTACTGGGTAGTCAATACGAATCTTCACCCGGACTTGTCGCCACGTAAGGAAACGGTATACCTGCAGACATGGCATGCTGCTGGCGCATTCAAGAAGTTCGGACTTGACCTTCCGGAGAGCAGGGGGCAAGAGAAGGAAAGCTGGAAGCGGGATACATCCCACTGGACAAAGCTGATTTCAAGCTCAGAGAGCATCGTCGAAACATACGCGAGCGCTTGCGGCATTGATCAAAGGAAGATTTATCCGATCGGACTGCCGCGTAATGATATCTTCTTCAAGAAGAATGATATCGCCAAAATGAAAAAAGACTTTTACAAAGACTACAATATACCTGATGACAAGAAAATCATCCTGTACGCACCAACCTACAGGGACACTGATAATGATAACCCAATCAACCTGGATTTTAGCAAACTCCAGAAAGAGCTCGGCCAGGAATACGTTTTTGTCCTGAAATTGCATCCGTTCCTTGCGAACTATAAATTTAAAGCAGCGACAAAGGAAGAAGAACAATTCGTCCTGAACTTGTCATCCATCGATGATATCCAGGATCTGCTGCTGATTGCTGATGTCCTGATCACAGATTATTCTTCGGTCATTTTTGACTTCGCCATCACAGGCCGTCCGATGATTTTTTATTCATATGATTTGGGTGCTTATGAGAGAGGCTTTTACTTTGACTATAGAACTAAGCTTCCTGGACCGATTGTTTTTAACCAGGAAGAGCTTGAAGTTGAATTAAAGGATTACCGGAAGCTGTCCGAGACATATCACGAAGCAGTCCTACAATTTGCGAAAGAATACAATGCAGGGTTCGATGGGAAATCGACCGAAAAAGCAGTCAAGCTGCTGCTGGAACAATAA